The Polyangium mundeleinium genome contains the following window.
GTCGCGCGTGAGGAGGAGGACGCCGCCTTTGTCGTCGGCGTAGAGGTCGGCGAAATCGTGGGCGTTGATATCGACGAGTTCGCCGACGAGTTTGTCGCTCACGTCGAGCTCGGCGACGTGGACTTTGTCGTCGGCGCCCATGAAGGCGAGGCGGGAGCCGCCGGAGGGCCTTGGTGAGATTGCGAGGGGGCGGAGATTGACCTCGTCTTCGTTTTGTTCGACGGCGATGGGGAGCTCGACCTCGGTGACCGTCAGCGTCGGAGTGCTGCACTGGCCTTGCATGGGGTTTCCAGTCATGCCACCGTTACCGCCGGAGCCGGAAGAACTCCCTGCACCTGCGCCCGAGCTGCTCGCGCTTCCTCCCCCTGCGCCGGCGCCGTTTCCGCCGCTGCCGCCGCTTGGATCTCCGGGGTTGTTTTCGCCGCTGCATGCGACGACGAACACGAGGGGCAATGCGAGGAGGATACCTGTGGCTGTGAGGGAACGTGCGTGGGGAAAAATGTTCCTCTTCATAGGAGGTGTCACTTTCGGGGTTCAGAAAGACGAGGAGCCGAAGGCGCGAAGGAAGGAGAAGCGCGCCCCATAAAAAGACTCTACCACCACATGGCAGAGGGGAATAGAGACGCCTCGTGACGCGAGAAAGAGAAAGGCGCGTCGTAACACGAGAAAGATTGACTCCTCCTGGAAGGCACGAAACGGGAGAACCATCAGGTGGTGCGCGCACGATCGCGCGCTGCCATAACACGGAAGGTGCGAACATGACGACGAACCGAGACGCCGGGTTTCTGTGGCTGTTCAAAGACAAGGCCAATGTTCGCACCCTTCCGTCCAAGGAATGGTTCGAAGGGTACATGAAGGCAGTCCTCCTCTGCGCCAATGGAGATGGAAAATTGGCGCCCGAAGAGAGAGACTGGGCGGTCGGCCACGCGGCTGCTTTTGGTGCCGCGGATGCGCTGGTGGACGAGCTCAAATCGTACAAAGCGGACGAGGATATCGAGATGCTCGTCGCTGCAACGCCGGCGTCGAGTGCTTCACGGCGTTTCCTCGTCTACGACGCAATTCGAGCTTGCACCGCGGATGGACAATACTCGGACCTGGAGCGGGCCACGGTGACCCGCATGGCCGCGAAGCTCGGGATCACGGAAGAGCTGGTCAGGCAGATCGAAGACGTCTGTCTCGAAGAAGCCCGGCTGCGGGAGAAACGACTGAAGCTGATGTATCCGGAGGGCGCGCCTCTGTAGGCGGACGGTCTCCCCGCCGCCGCCACCTCCTCCCTCTCTCACGGCGGCCCGATCCCCATCCAAGCCGCCTCCACGCCCTCGCAACGCCCCCGGAACCGCCGCGCGTCCGCTTCCCCCTTGTCGGAACGCCCCCGCTTCCGCCCCCACGCCGATTCCTCCTTTCCGGAACGCGCGTCGATCCACCTCCCGAACCGTTTTCCCTTTCTCGGAGCGCACCCCGCTTCGCCTCCGAGCGGCTTCCGCTTTTTCGCAACGCCGATCGACGCCGCATCTGTGCCCGCTCCCGAACCGTGCAACGCTCCGGGATCCACGTCCGGGCACGTTCCCATCCCCCGGAAGCGCGGTTTCTTTCGCCGCGTGGCTCGTTCCGAACTTCGGGAGCGAGCGTTTCACCGTTTCCGGGCGGGCTCCCGACGTTTTCGTGCTTTGGGGTTCCCTCACGGCGATGATTGATCCTCGGCGCACGTCCAAAACGCGAACCCATGACCACCCCGCCGCTTCTTGCAAGCGGTAGGGAAGAGAGGATCCATGCGACATCTTCGTGAGAAGGATGGAAGCCCCGTGTATCGCCGCCACATTCATTTTCATATGACGACCTGCAAGGACGTGAGCCCGCTTCACGACATCCTGCACGCCGAGGCGAGCGCCGCGTACACGAAGCTACGAGACAGCCAGCGCGCCCGCGAAGACGCCGAGGACGGGGCCACCGCCGCGTCCGCCGGGCTCCAGCGCACGGAGGTGATGGTCGAAAATGCGATCCGGGAGATCGACGCCGCGGCCAAGAAGCTCGACCGCAAGGCGCCCGCCCTCGCGGCGCAACGCACGATCTTCCCGGCTGGCATCAGCCCGGTGATCAAGCCCGACGGCCAGGCGCAACTCGACGTCTTGCCCGCCGTGCGCATTCGGATGGCGCCCTTCGCAGAGAAAGGCGACATGGGCGACGCCCTCGCGAGCCTCGATTACGCGGAGATGCTCCACCGCGCCGCCCTCGACGCCCTGGACCTGGCCGTGGCCGAGGTCGATCTGCGGTTCGCCGAGGAGCGCGAGGCGCGCCGGGCCGTTCGCGAGCAGCTCGCCAGCGCCCACGGCCGTCTGCGCGACCATTACAAGGCAAAACCGGCCGCCGCCGAGGCATTTTTCCTCCGCGAGAAGGCGGCCGCATCGTTGAAAACCAAACAGCCCACGACGCGCGCCAAGCAGCCCATCGCCCCCGGCTCCACCACGTAGCCGTCCTGATTCGCGCGGCCGGCCAAATCCTTCGGCGGTCGCTGTCCCCTGCGGTACAGTGACCGCCATGCGCCGCGCATTCGCCCCCGCCTCCGCCCTCGTCCTCGTCGGCTGCACGACCGGCGCGCCGCCGCCGCCCACCGCGCGTGACCTCACGCCCGCGCCTTCCGCCTCGATCGCCGCCCCGGCCCCCACCGCCAAGGCCGCCCCGGTCGCGCTATCCGCACAGGATTCCACGTTCGTCGAGGTCCGCACCGGGTACGGCACCTTTTGCGCCCGCACGGAGCGCGGCTTTCTCCATTGCTGGGGCCTCGTGGTCCTCCCCGGCGAAATGGCCAAACGCACGCACTACCGCCCCACGCTCATGCCGGGCTTCACCAACCTGAAAGGCTTCACCATCCTCAAGGAGGGGCAAATCGTCGGCTGGAACGCGGCCGGCACGGTGATTCGCTTGGTGCGAGAGGACCCGACAAAACCCTTCTACATCACGCGTGGCTTCCTTTCGGTGCAGCCCACGCCCGAGGAGATCGCGAAGTTCTCCTTGGGCGTGCCGGCCCAGGTGACCTCACGCATCGTCGCCGGCAGCCACGATTGCTTGCTCTCCGACAAGGGCGAGGTCTTTTGCCAAATCGGCGGCGATTTCACGAACTCGCCGTTCTTGCGGGTGCCGGTCCCGCCCATGCGCACCCTCGCCGATACCACATGCGGCGTGGGCGTGGACGGCGGGTTCCATTGCTGGAACCTCGACAGACAGGAAACGACGCTCCTCGACAAGCCCGCCCCCGGTTACGGCGTGGCGTCCGTGCCCCTGAAAGGGCCCGTGGCAGAAGCGCTCCTCGCCCGCTTCCAGCCGGGCAAGCCGCAGGTATGCGCGCGGCGGCCCGACGGCACCGTCTTCTGCCACGATTGGCTCGTCGACCAGAAGCTCCGGGAGATCGCCGAGGGCAAGCTGGTGACGCGGCTCTTCACCCTCCCGGGGCAGAGCCTGTGCGTGAGCCGCGAGGACGGTGTGTCGCGCTGCACCTGCGACGTCGCGCAGCCCTGCGGAGACACGCAGACGACGTTCGACGTACTCCCGTCGGTCGATGCGTCGCTCGGGGTGGCGGTGTCCGTAGGAAACATCTGCGCGCTCGGGAAGGATCATCGCGTGCGGTGCTTCGGCGAGCGCATGGGGGGCCGGCTCGGCGACGGCCAGGAGATCGAGCTCGAACGGGCCACAAAGGCCCCCGGGATCACGGGAGCGAGCGAGATCAGCGCCGACGACGGCGTCGTCTGCGCGCGCTTCGGGACGACCCGCGTCTCCTGCTGGGGCGCGATCGCCGGCGTCGAGCACGTGCCCCGGCACGATCTCGTGCTGCCCGAGCCAGCCGTCGACGCAATCGTTGGCGGCGTGGGGCTCTGCGTGCGCGGCGCAAAGTCAGGCCGCTGGTACTGCCGGAACAAGGCATTTTTCCCAGGGAACCTGAAGGACGACTTCACCTTGCTCGTCGACACCGGCGGCGCACCGGTGAAAGACGTCACCCTGTCCATCGACAACGGGAGCGGCATCGCAGTCGCCAAGCGCAGCGGCGGCGCAGGGAGGTTCCATTACGCGGGAAGCCCGAAGCCCCTCCGCGTGCAATGGATCGACCCGAAGGACGAGCTGGCAAACGCCACCTACCTCGACCTGAGCAGCAACGCCATCCTCGCCGACGGGACGGCCATCCTCCAGAAGGACACGAGCGGCGATCATGAGCGAGTCCCCGCGAAGTTCCGCGCCGTGAAGCTAGCCAACGGGACAACCTTCCTCCGGAAGGACACGAGCGGCGATCATGAGCGGGTCCCTGGGAAGTTCCGCGCCGTGCTGCGCTCAGCCCATTGCGCCGTCGACGCGAGCGCGCGTCTCCTCTGCATGGGCGCACCCGAGGGGCCCAAGGTCGTCCTGACCGACGTCGCAGACGTCGACGCCGATTGCGTGAGCACCACCCGAGGCGAAGTCTTTTGCTTCGACCGCATGCCAAAGAAAAAAGGCGAGATCGCCTCCTTCCGTCGCATCGAGGGGCTCCCCGACGGCGCGATCGTACAACTCGGGGGCGACTGCGGCCGCACACGAGAGGGAGAGGTGTATTGCTGGGGGAGCGTGTTCGATCTCGGCGACCGCGATCCCGTGCAGCGCACGCCCGTGGAGATCGCCAAGCCCGAAAGCATATTTCAACATTATGGGTGGTGATGTGTTTGGCGGGGGCGCCTCGCTGGGGCTTTGCCTTGGGCCCCACCGGGGCTATCTTCTTCTCTCTGAACGGAGAGCGTTCAATCATGGAACCCATCACGATCCTCACGACGCTCGGCAAGGTCTTCGCCGCGGGGGCGCTCAGCTACCTTGGCGAGGCCAAACAGGGGTTTGACGAGTCGGACGTCAGCGCGATCAGCGCCGTCGTCGAGGCCCTCGGCGCCGTGCACGGGGTGGCGACGGCCAAGCCGCGGACACGGATGACGGCGCTGCATACGGCGCTCGTGCTCCAGGCGTTCGGCACGGCATTTTACGAGCACTGGGCGGGGGACGAGCGGATGGCGCCCGGGTTGCAGGAGCGGTCCTGGATTCATCGGGCCCTCCGGTCGAACGACAAGGCTGCGCGGGAGGAGGAGATCCAGACGCGGCTCCGGCTCGCGTTGGGGTGGCTGCGGTCGGAATTCGAGGAGCGGGCCGCGGGGGAGAGACTTTCGGCGATGCATGCGATGCATCCCGATCCGATGGCCACGCCGATTTATCAGGCGTTGTACACGGCGTTCGCCGATGGGCGGTTCGAGGGGGGCGAGGACACGGCATTGCTCGACATGCGGCGCGAGGGGGCGCGGCTCCAGTTCGAGGGCGCGTTTCAGATGGCGTATGCCGAGCTGCTGGTGACGGGGGCGGGGCAGGAGCTGGGGCGGTTTTTGCTGGAGGTCGACAAGGATCGCGGGAGGCAGCTTCGGCGACGGTTGATGGAGGAGGGGTCGATTTCGGACAGGCGGCACGTCTTCGGGACGGCCACGCCGGGCGTGCCGATGATGCCGCTCGGTTTCATGTATGTGGAGCCGAACGGCGAATCGGGAACGACGCGCAAGCCTCTTCGCGAGTTCATTGGTGACCTGCTCGGGAAGCATCCCATCGTCGTCGTGCGTGGGGATTTCGGTATGGGCAAGTCCCTCACCGCGCGGATGCTCGCCTTTGAGTGGGCGCAGAGGTACATGCGGGTCGTCGACCAACCGTCCGCGGAGCTCGTGTATCCGATCTTCATCAAGTGCGCGCGAGACTTTCAGCGCGAGTCTTTTGCTGCGACGGTCCGGGAGGCGGTCCGCAACCAGGCCGAGGCGATCGGGATCTCTTTGCTGCGGAGTGACGAGGCTTTGGCGATGCCGCCCGATACGATGCGTGTCGTGTACATTGTGGATGGGCTGGACGAGGTCGCGTTGTCGCATGCGGAGGTGGAGCAGCTTTTTCGGGAGCTGAAGGGGGCGACGAGTGATCGGCATCGGGTGGTGGTGTTCTCGCGAAAGGGCGCGTTGCCACAGGAGGACAAGCTCAAGGGCATTCCCGTCATCGATGTGCAGCCCTTCCGTGAGGAGGATCAGATCGGGGCTTGGCTCGATCGCTGGAACCAAATCAGCGGAAGCGAGCCCGTCACGGTCGAGGGACTAAAAAACGCCAAACTTCTGGAGCTGGCGACGACGCCCATCCTGCTCTTCATGATCGCCGTCACCTGGGATCCTACCCGGATTGAGGAGGACCAAACGAGCCAGGTGGCGATCTACGAGCATTTCTTCAAGCAGATCGCCGCCGGGAAGTGCAAGCACGACCGGGATCGGCATCCTCGCGTGGCGGAGGCGTCCGAGAAACTCCGGGAGAAGCTGCGCGAGCATGGCCACATCGGGAAGGAATCCTCGCTGGAGGATGCGATGTTGTGGCTCATGTCGCGTCTTGCGTGGGAGCACCGGAGGCGTGAAGCGCGGGGCGAGCATCTCGATTTGCAGGACGTCAACAACCTCCTCCGGAAGGTGCTCGACCTCCGCGGAGAGTCGCAGGTGCAGGAGATGATCCGCATGGGAGCGATGCTCGTGTTGCAGGCCGACCTGCGGGATCAGAATCACGTGATCCTGTTCGGCCACAAGAGCTTCGGGAGTTCTTGGTGGCGCGCTGGTGGGCGGATCGGCTGCGGGCGATTCTCCAGGAACGCAGGGAATCGAGGCAGAGGAGCCTGGAGCGTGAGCTTTATGGTGCGATGTTGATCGAAGAAGACAACCGCAGCTTCGAGTTTTTGATGGCCATTCTCAACGGCGTCCAGTGGAGGGAGGACGAAAGAAAGAACCTTGGGGGTTGGGCGGAGGGCTGCTTCGTCGATGAACGGCCGGATTTTGACGAAGGCAAGCACGAGGAGGAACGGTCATGGCGAGATGACCAGCGCGTTCAACTTCGACATGCTGCGTTGGCGATCCGGTGCTCCCTTCACGGACTGGAACCATTGAAGGTCAAGACGTCGGCGCTGCGTTCCATGCTGGCATGGTTTTGGATGCGTCAGGAGTGGGTGTGCTTGTACGCGACAGGGATCAGCGCAGAGGGTGTTAGCCTGGAACGTACGGACCTCAGACGTGCGGAGCTCAGCGGTGCGGACCTCAGCGGTGCGAACTTCAGCGAGGCGAACCTTAGTGAGGCGTACCTCTTCGGTGCGGACCTCAGCGGTGCGTACCTCTTCGGTGCGCACCTCCGAGGTGCGTACCTGATCGGCGCGAACCTGATCGGCGCGCACCTCCGAGGTGCGGACCTCATCGGCGCGCACCTCAGCGGTGCGCACCTGATCGGCGCGGACCTCATCGGCGCGCACCTCAGCGGTGCGAATCTCAGCGGCGCTCTCTACAATGCGCTTACTCGCTGGCCCGAATCCTTCGACCCAAGCTTCCGAGGGGCAATCGATGTCGACATTTCAGGAAGGTCGGCGCGAGATTGACCAGTTTTTCCCGCGCTAGATGCAGCCGCGCGTAGGCCGTCTTCAACCGTATCCGCAACCTGCG
Protein-coding sequences here:
- a CDS encoding pentapeptide repeat-containing protein encodes the protein MLIEEDNRSFEFLMAILNGVQWREDERKNLGGWAEGCFVDERPDFDEGKHEEERSWRDDQRVQLRHAALAIRCSLHGLEPLKVKTSALRSMLAWFWMRQEWVCLYATGISAEGVSLERTDLRRAELSGADLSGANFSEANLSEAYLFGADLSGAYLFGAHLRGAYLIGANLIGAHLRGADLIGAHLSGAHLIGADLIGAHLSGANLSGALYNALTRWPESFDPSFRGAIDVDISGRSARD
- a CDS encoding NACHT domain-containing protein codes for the protein MEPITILTTLGKVFAAGALSYLGEAKQGFDESDVSAISAVVEALGAVHGVATAKPRTRMTALHTALVLQAFGTAFYEHWAGDERMAPGLQERSWIHRALRSNDKAAREEEIQTRLRLALGWLRSEFEERAAGERLSAMHAMHPDPMATPIYQALYTAFADGRFEGGEDTALLDMRREGARLQFEGAFQMAYAELLVTGAGQELGRFLLEVDKDRGRQLRRRLMEEGSISDRRHVFGTATPGVPMMPLGFMYVEPNGESGTTRKPLREFIGDLLGKHPIVVVRGDFGMGKSLTARMLAFEWAQRYMRVVDQPSAELVYPIFIKCARDFQRESFAATVREAVRNQAEAIGISLLRSDEALAMPPDTMRVVYIVDGLDEVALSHAEVEQLFRELKGATSDRHRVVVFSRKGALPQEDKLKGIPVIDVQPFREEDQIGAWLDRWNQISGSEPVTVEGLKNAKLLELATTPILLFMIAVTWDPTRIEEDQTSQVAIYEHFFKQIAAGKCKHDRDRHPRVAEASEKLREKLREHGHIGKESSLEDAMLWLMSRLAWEHRRREARGEHLDLQDVNNLLRKVLDLRGESQVQEMIRMGAMLVLQADLRDQNHVILFGHKSFGSSWWRAGGRIGCGRFSRNAGNRGRGAWSVSFMVRC